The Betta splendens chromosome 24, fBetSpl5.4, whole genome shotgun sequence DNA window CAATGTTGATTAATGTAAAAACTCTGACCTAGTTACTTATACACTCAATGTACTGAGCTATAGTTTTTCAAGACCTTCGACCTTAACCCACTTCCCTACAAAACGTGAGCATGTTTACAAAGCAATTGTAGTAAATATGTGATGAAGGGCTTTCACCTACTCATGTGTAGCTGGTTTATTAAGATATTCATAAATATTCAGGTGTGAATGAAGACAGACTTTCTCCTCTAGAGAAGTAAAGTGTAAAGTTTTTACCTGTTTATTGATAACCACTGGAGACAATGGGAACTGTTCATAAtggtttaaaacacattttgaatTTAGTGTaaagtgatttttatttttttaaatcggGAAAAATATGAATTGAAATCAAAATGTAAGTGCATTTGAAATAATGTGgttattttaaatcaaaaccTTAAATATGTTAATTAGTCAGCTTTTCACTATAATAATTGTGTAGGATAATAATTTAGATGAGGCTGATTGatgacatttaaaaatacactTAAGTGCATATTTTACACTTACCAATGGCGGAACTAtaagaaaacaaagaacaaaacgTTTTATTATAACAAGTCATCTGGAATAAAGTTGGCTTGATTTAATGAGTAATGTGATTCAGTGGTGGAACTGGTGATCGTGGGTGGACAGTGTGGGAGAAGAACAATCAACAGTCTGACACTCATCTACAATTTGTTTAACAGAGACTCAACTAATACTCTGTTACTGTTTGATAGAAAAGAAATCTCCCATAACTTGTGAAAAAAATTCTTAAGGTCGGAATCACGGGAAATTGGTTACAAAGTAATTTGTGCTGTACCGTAAATAGAACACTGACTTGTTAGAGGTTGAACATTAATTGGTGTTCTagagtttatttatttccccTTGATTAACATCATATGCTCATTTATGCAGGAAAGTAAAGAAATAGAACAGTAAAGAAAGGAAATCATAACTTTGATAAGCATACAGACTTTAACACCATGTCAGATTGTTTCTGTCTGATGGGATGGCACATAAGCAGATTTAGAGCCCTGTAGAGTAATAATTACCTCTGCTTTGAGTGTGACTGGTTGATTGTGCTGGAACAGCAACAGAATAATTCCATATTTTATACCAATCAACTTTGAGAATCAGTTACACACAAGTGGTGATTCTTGAAGTGGTTTGATGATGACTTATGTGGAACTGAAAATAGCCAATTTACATTTTGACTTACCTGCACAtctacacagaaaaaaaaagtgatgaGAAATGGGGTCAATTTGAAGCTGAAGAACCACAGAACATTTGCAAGTTCCTGCTTATTGCAACTAATGTTATCTTAAATATTTGTAAGAAAATGAATACTGAACACAAACCTTCTTTACTTTTTTGTACTTGTCTTtcctcattttcttcttcttctctttttttgcttTGGCTGCCTCATCGTCCATCAAAGGCTCATACTTCTCCCCCAGTAAGGAAAAGTGGATTTCTCTCTGGCTCTTCTCACTCTGTTTGCTGCTGCCTGCTACTTGTTGGTTGTCAGCGCAGGCACATTGATCCCAGGTCTTTGAACAATCCTCACAATCCACTTGTCTTTCATATTGTGCTGCTTCTATAAGGAGAGTCTCACTTGATGATTCTGCCGAATTTCTGCCAAACAGCCTCGATGGAAAAGATTTCGGCTTCATGTCGTctgcttgtttcagctctgGGGCACTAAATAAAGTACCAAATCCTCGGGAAGTCAGGTATTGTCAACAGACGTTATGTGCATGAGAGAGAACGCATTCCAGTGGACCGCCTTGTGAGGAATCTGGCATGAGGCCCTTAAAGCTGCAAATCCTTCCTCTTTGCACCAATTAGTAGAGGTCGAACTTTGTGTGTGCATCTTTAGAATTTACACACTTTGTTTTAATTTACGTTCACATAAAAAGGTGAGCAGTACAATTTCTAAACCCAGTTTAGTTTAGATGTGAAATAGAAATAATTTATCcaacaaaaaagaaagcctTACTGTTCCCAAGCATCAAAAGAACAACACTGCATTTGTGTTTTACCtaactaaacatttttattaaacagTTGCCCAAAATCTTATTAAATCTTTACATGTGGCAGTTTTTGAAAGATGTGTaaaaaacagcacacacacacacgcacacacaaaacaattaacAAAACATTATTGGTCGTTGTTCAGACTTCTTTGTGTGCTGTTCTGGCTGCGATCAGGGTCTTTTAGCTGGAGGATGTGGATGATATCACTCTCTGGTAGAGAACTggggaaaacaaagagaagcaaCACAGATTACAATAGCATCATGTTTTTGGGTTTGAGTGGCTTGAGCTCTTTTTATCTTAAGCataccagtccatcacagctcATTTTCTGAGGTAATATACAGATGCTAAGTCAACATGTGGGTAGTCtaacagctttgtgtgtttacctcaTGCTCTGAGGTGTGAGGAAAACAAACTGCCTGTAGCGCTGACCAGCAGCCACCTTCAGCATCATGTCCAATGATATCCTCCTGTTCACCATGTCCTATTGAACACAACAGCCAAGCTTATCTTTACAGAAGCACAGAAAGATCTCAGTTCAAGACTTTGACATTCAGTATGCATACTTAGCATCAATGCGAACTATCTCCTCTTACCATATAAACATCGAACTCATCAAGGCAGCGGAAAGGCGCCTCTGTGATGGCccacagagacagaacaaagcaaacagtGGAGAAGGAGCGCTCTCCTCCAGATAGCGAGCGCATGTCACTCAAGTCTGCCTTGTTTCCTTGGCCAGGCTGCACCTATAGGAAAATGTGAGTTTTGAAATGCAAATTAAACTTTATCAAAGTTAAAAAGTCATGTTAGAAAGCAGAAATGATCCGTTTCCATGGATAAAATGCTCTTACGGTGATGGACAGAGTTTCATTCTTGTGGTCAAACACCATGCTGCCACTGTAGCCTCTCTGTGAAAGCATGTTGTCAAAGTAGTATTTACAGCGCGCAGAGAGGAACCtgaggcaagcagacagacagggaagTGTGAAGAATCAAGGAACAACATTTCTTGAGAAACACTGGCTTAGCCTTAAACTACTCGTCATCTCCAGGCAGGTTTTAAGGAATTTAGGAGAGGTATGTTTTCAGCACTTGCCTCCTGAGGTCAGCATAAGCCTGGAGTCTTTGGTCCATGACGCTGTCTAGACATTtgatgaagctgctgaggttctTAATTTGCTGGGCCATGTTCTTGTaattctctcctgcttcctggaACTCCCTAAATGTGGTAGAATTAGAGGGTCATGTGTTGGCAGTAACAGGAGAACAAGCAACATCTAGGTAATGAcactttaattattattaatagtacACAAGCTGAAGTAACACACCTCACAATCACCTCGCGGTCCCCCAGGTGTTCATTCTGGGTAGAGATCTTAACCTTGAGGCGAATCATCTCATTGTCCAAACTCTTGGCTGTCCGAAGGACTTCTAGCCGCTCTGGACTGATTATTTTAGCCTTGGTCACACGAGCCTGAAATAAAATGGAACACAAGGTGAGGCACTAAATCTAACTATCAAAGTCTCTGGAGTCAACCTTGACATTGTGTGACGTACCTCAACCTCGTCCTCCTTGCTTTTCAGTTTGGCTTCCAGCGCCTTGATATTTTGGAGATTGGCATTGCGCTTATCATCATAGTGTTTCTTGTGATGCTTGCACTTCATCACCTCCTGATCCGCTTTGCTGAGGTCCTCCTGTTGGACATTAGAATGAGAACACAACAAATAGCCACAGGCAGAGTGCCCATTAGTCTTGGACTCAATCTCAACTGTATTTTCGAAACTTAAAGTTGGTTCTGTGGACGCTACCTTGACAGCATCAGCTTCTTCAGCGATAGTGTTGATCTgctctttgtgctgcttgtaCTCCTGCTCGGCCTTGTCATAGGAGGCCTTGAGCTCAGCCATCTTATTACGCGCCTCGTCATGCTCAACGCGCTTGGACGAAATCTTAATAATAATCTCTTGAAGGTCCTCCTCCTGTGGTGAAAACGTGAGAGTGAGGAACcacaaatattcagttttacgtATTAGAACATCTTTCATTGTACTGAGATGTCTGCACAAACCAGTGGCGTGAGGTCCTCTGACTGAGGCTCGTCTACATTCTTTAGATCTGTGAGCTCCAGCTGTAGTCTTGTGGCTTTATCCttataaatacaaaaatgaaaTAAGGAAGATTGATACACTAATCCCAAAGTGTTGAATTTGGATTTGCTAAAAAGATTTCTTGTTACCTGAGCATTTCTCTGTTCTAAGTGGGTTCTTCTCAGTAGCCCTTCGTTCTGTTTAATGTCATCATCtaacttcttcatctgctgcttgaAGCGATTTAAATGAGCACTCTGGTTCTCAATCTCCCTCTGCAAGTGCCTGCCAgaaaaaaaggtcaaaggtcatcttGCTGACACATGTTATCCAGTCCTGAAATTGTCAGAGATGCATCAATGAACCCTATTCAGTGCACATCTATACACACCTGATCTCCTCCTCTACATCACCAGATAGGAAGTTGGCCCTGTTTTGGTCTGCTGTGTAATTGCGGTTACTGAAGATCTGGTCTCCCTCCTTGGAGAACGCCTGGGTGCAGTTGTGAGGAGGTCGTCCATGCTGCATCACCCTACGAGCCTCTGTTCGATTCTACcgtcacacacagaaaaaaaaaatgctttagcTACGGCAGTAAAGCTAGTGTGATAGTATCCAAAATAATATGTATTTCCTTAGACAGAATTTTTTGTACCTTAATGATAAGGATGCTCTCTATACCCCTTTGATCAATCAGGCAGTTGGCCACAACTGGGTCATCAATTTCTAGAGCCTGAAGCACTGAGGGATAGTCAGGGTGATTCACCGCCCTGAcacaaaaggcaaaacaaagaataaacataaatatatgtaCATCATAGTAAACCTATGGTGGGCAGTGTGTTAATGGCTACAGTCCCACAAAAGAGCTGTTGAGTGCAACCCAACATCCTTCAGAGATTTTGATGTTTCACCTCTCATATGAAAGACTTCATAAGTTCGGACTGGGATGACTGGTTGAAGCAGCAGCCACATGTGCtaaacaaaaactgaaacaaGCCTCACAAGCGAAGTACATGTAGATATTGTGCTTGCCATCACCTCGTTCTTGTATCATGGACACGTGTGAGGAACTGGCTGGTTATGATAGCAGGCCTGCGCCCTCCTGGAAACAGTCTGGCCATCAAACCTTGCAGCGCCTTCTCATCTTCGTAGTTGTCACATGTGAAGGCATGAAGGAGGCTTTTCAGACATACTTCTATTGCAAGGGCCATCTCTGGGTCCTTCAGGCTAATAAGGTAACCTGTagaacagaaatgaaaactATTGCTGCATTTAGAGTTGTTTGATGATCTCTTGAGTCTTAGACATGCAAAAAAAAGAATACAGTGTAGAGCTAAACCATACCCAAAGGTCCTCGGGGTCTGTGCCTGAACTGCCTTTTTTTGTGAGCTTCCTCAATGGCATTAAGCAGTGCGGGGATGTGCTCTCCAAAGCGCCGCAGCCGATTAGAGCGACTGCTCTCCATAGTCTGGAGGTTTCTTTTGTTGCCATCAATGGATCTCTGGAGCACTTCCTGCTCCCTCCTGAAAACAGGAGGGGTGAATCACTGTGTTACAAGCTCTATCTTTTTGATGACGCTACTACACATAGCTCCTTTCCTCACTTCATCTTTCCTTGTTCTTCCTTAGCACGACTACAGGCATTCTGATACTGGTCAATCTGCTGGCCCAAAGTGGAAATATGGTGATTTAGGTTCTCCAGCTCATCTTTTATCTCCTCCATACGCTGTGTCCTAGCTTGACTCTCTGCTCCTGTTGCCTGACTGatgctggaagaaaaaaaaacaaaacaaaaacacaagtgatGTGAATAtatatttcaatttaaaaagcaGGACAAAACCTGAACACAAGATGAGTTTGTACCTCTGTCTGAGATCATTTATCCTGGAGGACAGCTGAACTTTATCCTTTTCCAAATCCCTCAGGCTGCTTTTACATCGGTGGACAGTGACCTTAAAGcacaaaaaaatctaagaaCAGATATCTACAGGGGTGCACAAGAAGAACTAATACTAAATTAGTAATTTCAGACAGCTGGTTTTAGAGTTTGATTATGATACTTTCTGTGAGAAAGTAGATTCAAGTTAAGGGATACACACCAATATATAAGTGACTGACCTCCATGGACTTAAGAGAAGTATTACATCTTTGGGCCTCAGCTTTGAGCTCAGAGCATTTGGGCCCAAGGTTCTGGACTTTCTGGGTGATTCCCTCTAACTGTTCCTGGATTTGCTTATATTTCAGTTCAGCCGCCTCAACCTTGTTCTGCATCGTTAGACAAAAACGAGTTGGCAAGCATGTAGGTAAATGTTAAAAGGAAAGAGTAGACCAATGCATTGACATTTACAAAGCTTTGATGTAGGCTAGCAAATAGAACCTATGGTTATTTCAGACACATTACTGGTAAAACTAACACACTTGATGCTGATGTTGTCCTACAGTTCATTCTGAGAATCAGTTACTCTGCTTGTGTGAGTATAGCGAGTACCACAGAAGGACCTTACCTTCCATTCATCCACCTTCTGATCAAATTTCTCTGTTGAATGAATTTCTGACTTTAGCTGCTCTTTTATTGGTTCCAACTCCTTCTCCATCTCTATCACCTGTTACACACACGTAATTCATTTATATGATATATTAGATATttctaattttttttgtttattttgtactTAATATACTATAACTGCATTATTACAATTGTGTCCAGCCATAGAATAGTGTCATGGTGTGAAGATACAGTATCTTACCAAAGCCCAAGCCATCTGCTTCCGTAACTCCGTCAGTTTGTTGTCCATTTCATCAATCGATGATAGACTGTTGTAACGATCCTTTTTCTCTATGTACTTCTGCTTCAAGTCTTTTAGGCACTGtgtaacacagacagacatggacaTAACATTGACTAAGCCTTCCAACAATGCCAATAGACATGGTGTTGGattaaatgaatacaataaatgataaatggaTAAACGAATAAAAATGTGACAACCAGGCTGATTCTTACTTCGTTGTGTTGCAATACTTTGTCCTTTGTGACGTGCTTGGTTGTTTTGATGTAGACAAAGTCCTCTTTCATCTGATCCAGCTGTGTGGCTTTCAtgaaaaactgaattaaataaaaaaaaatgaatgtaaagTCTGAATTCATAAGAACAATGTTATATTATACTAGTTATAATAGTTCTATGCAGAATAATTACTCAACAAACCTTATACTTGTCTCCCTCTCCTTTGGAGTGCAAGAAGTGCTTACTCATTTCTTGTGTGAGAACTGACACAGGATTGTTGACCTTGGGAAAAACACGAAATAAGATAAGAGTCCCTCTAGCCAACACAGGTTAATTTCATTCAGTTATTTGTTCACAATTCAACATATTGTTCTGTACAGTACTGGCATGGTTTATACCTGAATATTAAAATTGTCCAATATGGCTAGGAGCTCCTCCTTTTTGGAAGAAATAATGTGACCTACAAAAAGGGAAATGCTCAGCGAAATATTTGTCTAACAAATATTGTATTGTATCCATGGAAACTATGTTTTCATTAATTaccagaggaggatgaaaatGCTTAATGCTATATTTCAATATTACATTGTTAATAAGAAATCCAACAACTCATGGTCTTTACCTGACTTGCTTTTCAGTTTATAGGTTCTCAACCCGTCACGGGTTATTTTGAGGTCTATAGTGATGGTTGAACCATATGTCTCAGGTTTGTAAGCATCCCTTCCTTTGTTACGCAGAGAGATCGATACATCAGCTGAGCTGAGGAAAGAAAGCAACAGACATGGCATTAAGTTGtagtttagtctaaaatgactTCAGGGGGAGTTTTTACAACCAGTCTCAGCTATATCACAAGCGGTCtacctctctccttcctttacAAAACCCTTGAGGGAGGATCCTCTGTTTGTTGCTTGTGCATTACCGCCTAAGGCAACTATGAGGGCAGTCAGGACAGCACTCTTcccacctgtaacacataaagacACAACACATTACAAGGGAATGATTGCAggtagacagacaaacaaatcaCCAACTCACTTCCATTGTTGCCGACAACAAAGTTGACATTGGGACCAAAAGTAAACGGGCCAAGGAGGGAGTGGCACATGAAGTTCTTCAGCGTGATGCTCTCCACAATCCCAACATCACTCACTACGTCGCCAGCATATGGAACCTAAACACAACACCAGCTGATTGATACGTGTAGTACAAAAGTGACATAGTTTCTCTGGCAGTTTCCAAAACGTACAGTAAAACCATACCAGATTATTAAGCAGAGCTCCGGTGTGGTCATCGTTGTCACTAGCTTCATTTTCCCCGTCTTCGTCTACTCCAGGCTTGGCCCGTTTGTCTGGGTTTTCGCTGACGGAACTGCTTTTTCGTTTGGACATCCTGGACAACGCGCTTCTGGAGAAAAAGGAAAGTGAAAGGAAACGCGCCACAGATGCTAGCGTTGTGTTCAACTTCAAGTAGAGGCTCCGATTCTCCGACCTACACAACACTGTAATATCGGGTTGCTTTGTTATATTGTGCAATGTCGCTTTTTCTAAATGTGATAAACTGATTCACGAGGCATTCACTGGCAACCACATTAACGTATAAACATCATCTCAAAAGCCACATTACAGAGCTAGCTTAGCTGGCTAACTAACGCTAGCGTCAGACAAGTCAGCTATCACCTACTGTTCCTATCCGGAGTGTAGTTACTGTAAGTGGCCTCATGTTGTTACTGTATAACAACATTCGATGGCTGACTTGTCAGCTTCGTGAAGTGCCTGCTTACCCAGATCACACCGGCCGTGCATAACACAGCTAGAGATGCGAAAGCCCACCAAACTTATCGAATTCGCGCTCAGCGGCCCCTTCAAATCTCGCGAGAACACGTCGCATCGCTCTAACTATACTAACTATGGAAGTGGTCAAATTCTCAATTAAGTGGGTTTTGGTAATGTTCTTAAGTTGGCTCAAAATGCAAAGATATGTCTTGATTTTCCCAATGAAGACATTAAATGCTGGCATAAACGTGTTTCATCCATAATTTGAATGATTGTTATGATTAGTGTTAATTTCATTTTCCTGTGTAACTCGTGGAAAACAATATGCACTGTCTGTATGATCGAGCTGCAAAGAAAGTTAAACATTCACGACAAATACTTTATTAGATATCGCAGCGCAATAAAGTATTTAAATGTGGTCGTTATCACACAGGCCATCAGTCATGAAAGCATAGAAAACAATGACAGGTTACAGCAAACCAATGGCTCCAGGCACATCTCCCAAAGCCAGGAACCTGTTTAGCTTGAACTCGAAGTCAATGGGACGTGCACTTGGTGGCTTGTAGTTCCCTCTCATTGTTGAGCTGAGATAAGTGATGAGTGCACAGTTCTCTTCAAACAAGGCCAGCTTCTTTTTGTACTTCTGGCGAGAGAAGTCTGAGCTTTTGTGGTTAAAAGCTGGAAGAATAGATTTCATTCATGATTTAGAAAGACACATATGATGTTTTTAACCTTGCGCCTGTTTAACCTTGTTTTTTACCTTTCAGGTAGAAGGCCACATAGAGGAGTGTTGATCGTTCTATACTGAGGAAAGGGTACTTTGGTTTGAGACACCCAACAGCTGTCATGGCTTTAATGACGGAGACTGCAACACCCTAAAAATAAAGGCTTAACTCAGAGCAgtgcagatacagtacagtacgaaGACGTAAAACAACTTAACTCATTGGCATAACAACTTTTCACCTGCATTTTGACAGTGTCTCACCTGTTCCAGGTAGCCCAACGTTGGAAGGGATGAGAGCAGCACAGGCTCACAAAGAGGAGGAACCTTTCTGGGCAGCTTCTGGTCCCAGTAGGTTTCAGGAACCCTTTCAGGAATAGATGAGGCTTTATCAGAGTAATAGCACAACTGAACAACTGCTAGGTGAAGAATTTAAACTGATGTGGCAAACATGTCTGAAATATACAGATAGGTGCTGTAGATCCACACCTCAAAAACTTgtcctgtttctgctttgtctcACATACGTAGATCCGTTCTCTGTATTCAACAGCATATTCCATCCGTCCTCGAACCAAACATTCATACCTAAAATGTGgaatggaaaacaaataaatatgctGAACAATTGGGGGAAACGAAACAGCACTCATAAAAGCAGAAGAAGGAATGGCTGACCTTTGCTTTCCATCCATGTAGGTAACGGGACAAAAGCCCTTCAGTTCAACTTGCTGCGGGAACCTGTTTTTCACCTGAATCTCAGTCAGTTTTCGTGGCAGCAGGTGGGGCTGAGGAAGAGCGTGTGGGCAGCCAGGATCCACAAATTTATCAGCATCAGCCAGAAATGTCTTTGGGTGGaagaacaacaataacattttCTAATTAATAATCTAATTTCTTGTTTCTATCTgtttttaatgtacagtatatctgac harbors:
- the si:dkey-119f1.1 gene encoding structural maintenance of chromosomes protein 6-like encodes the protein MSKRKSSSVSENPDKRAKPGVDEDGENEASDNDDHTGALLNNLVPYAGDVVSDVGIVESITLKNFMCHSLLGPFTFGPNVNFVVGNNGSGKSAVLTALIVALGGNAQATNRGSSLKGFVKEGESSADVSISLRNKGRDAYKPETYGSTITIDLKITRDGLRTYKLKSKSGHIISSKKEELLAILDNFNIQVNNPVSVLTQEMSKHFLHSKGEGDKYKFFMKATQLDQMKEDFVYIKTTKHVTKDKVLQHNECLKDLKQKYIEKKDRYNSLSSIDEMDNKLTELRKQMAWALVIEMEKELEPIKEQLKSEIHSTEKFDQKVDEWKNKVEAAELKYKQIQEQLEGITQKVQNLGPKCSELKAEAQRCNTSLKSMEVTVHRCKSSLRDLEKDKVQLSSRINDLRQSISQATGAESQARTQRMEEIKDELENLNHHISTLGQQIDQYQNACSRAKEEQGKMKREQEVLQRSIDGNKRNLQTMESSRSNRLRRFGEHIPALLNAIEEAHKKRQFRHRPRGPLGYLISLKDPEMALAIEVCLKSLLHAFTCDNYEDEKALQGLMARLFPGGRRPAIITSQFLTRVHDTRTRAVNHPDYPSVLQALEIDDPVVANCLIDQRGIESILIIKNRTEARRVMQHGRPPHNCTQAFSKEGDQIFSNRNYTADQNRANFLSGDVEEEIRHLQREIENQSAHLNRFKQQMKKLDDDIKQNEGLLRRTHLEQRNAQDKATRLQLELTDLKNVDEPQSEDLTPLEEDLQEIIIKISSKRVEHDEARNKMAELKASYDKAEQEYKQHKEQINTIAEEADAVKEDLSKADQEVMKCKHHKKHYDDKRNANLQNIKALEAKLKSKEDEVEARVTKAKIISPERLEVLRTAKSLDNEMIRLKVKISTQNEHLGDREVIVREFQEAGENYKNMAQQIKNLSSFIKCLDSVMDQRLQAYADLRRFLSARCKYYFDNMLSQRGYSGSMVFDHKNETLSITVQPGQGNKADLSDMRSLSGGERSFSTVCFVLSLWAITEAPFRCLDEFDVYMDMVNRRISLDMMLKVAAGQRYRQFVFLTPQSMSSLPESDIIHILQLKDPDRSQNSTQRSLNNDQ